In Deltaproteobacteria bacterium, the following proteins share a genomic window:
- a CDS encoding methyltransferase domain-containing protein → MSEKQLTKDLQTRTLRGWVLGFHATHILNVGGRCGYFAELTRRGGAAFSKDLAAALGLDPWRTEVWCRAACTIGVLGYDDARGYTFAPFMEEVLAEDAPDLSMTHTLVSLSRDFFDYPEAFRTGATKPFSAHDTDFFSYQGKVSAQRAPLILSVARQLPGIEDRLRAGGTMMDVGSGSGTVLSAFADAFPHCRVTGIEPLPFFQETSRKMLQERGLADRVQVEANGGEGMSFAGQFDLITMVQVFHELPDGAKPDILRRCHQSLKPGGVLLLVDRCSPANGADLRDRRFTMSILEQWFEVTWGNIVNTRSEILTMLNDSGFTVLQKNAELVPTYWTFVAEKAG, encoded by the coding sequence CTCGGCTTCCACGCTACCCATATCCTGAATGTCGGCGGGCGCTGCGGCTATTTTGCCGAACTTACGCGGCGTGGCGGTGCAGCGTTCTCGAAGGATCTCGCCGCCGCGCTCGGTCTCGATCCCTGGCGCACCGAGGTCTGGTGCCGCGCGGCCTGCACGATCGGCGTGCTGGGATATGACGACGCGCGTGGATACACTTTCGCCCCGTTCATGGAAGAGGTGCTCGCCGAGGACGCGCCGGATCTCTCGATGACGCATACGCTGGTCAGTCTCTCGCGCGACTTCTTCGATTACCCGGAAGCGTTCCGTACTGGAGCGACCAAGCCCTTCTCGGCGCATGACACCGATTTCTTTTCTTACCAAGGAAAAGTCTCCGCCCAGCGCGCACCGCTCATTTTATCGGTTGCCCGCCAATTGCCGGGGATTGAGGATCGTCTCCGCGCGGGTGGCACCATGATGGATGTCGGCTCAGGAAGCGGGACAGTTCTCTCTGCTTTTGCCGATGCCTTTCCCCACTGTCGCGTGACCGGCATCGAGCCTTTGCCTTTCTTTCAAGAAACTTCGCGCAAGATGCTCCAAGAGCGCGGGCTCGCCGATCGTGTGCAAGTCGAAGCCAACGGCGGCGAAGGGATGAGCTTTGCCGGACAATTCGACTTGATCACCATGGTGCAAGTGTTCCACGAGCTGCCAGATGGTGCCAAGCCAGACATTTTGCGCCGCTGTCATCAGAGTCTGAAACCAGGGGGCGTGCTGCTTTTAGTTGATCGCTGCTCACCGGCAAACGGGGCCGATCTGCGCGACCGGCGCTTCACTATGAGTATTCTGGAGCAATGGTTCGAGGTCACTTGGGGCAATATCGTCAATACTCGTAGCGAAATCCTCACGATGTTGAACGACAGTGGCTTTACGGTCTTGCAGAAAAATGCAGAGTTGGTGCCGACGTATTGGACGTTTGTGGCGGAAAAGGCAGGCTAA